In Solenopsis invicta isolate M01_SB chromosome 9, UNIL_Sinv_3.0, whole genome shotgun sequence, the sequence CCGACATCGTTAAGATGTTTCGGCAGATCCGAATCCACCCAGATGACGCTGACCTCCAGCGTATCTTATGGCGGGCGGACCCGTCTGAGGAAGTCCGCGACTACCGTCTTACCACTGTCACCTATGGAACGGCTTCGGCGCCGTTCTTGGCCTTGCGGACACTACGGCAGTTGGCTCAGGACGAATCATCCCGGTTTCCGAGGGGATCGGAAGCTCTCGGTCGCCACTCCTATGTGGATGACATTCTTGCAGGTAGTGACTCTCCCGATGAGGCCAGGGACGTCCAGGAGCAATTGGCTGCGCTCTTGCGCGCAGGGGGGTTCGCTTTGAGCAAGTGGGCCTTCAATTGGAGGAATCTGTGCCCTCGCTCGGATCAAGAAGAGAGATTGTTCTCTACTGAGGAGGCGGTGGGCGTCCTAGGCGTCATCTGGAACCCTCAGAGTGACACTCTCGCCTTGAGAGTGTCCCCGCTTGGAGACACACGCTCTGAGGTACCATTGGCCATGACCAAGCGAGGAGCACTTTCGGAAGTGGCCAAGCTCTTTGACCCTCTTGGGTGGGCGGCACCGGTCCTAGTGTTTGCCAAGATTTTTCTTCAGGATTTATGGCTGACTGGATGTGGCTGGGATGATCCACTGCCCACGGAGCTGACACAGTCGTGGCAGACCTTCCGAGCGTCTCTGCAACAATTGGACGACGTGCGCTTGCCTCGTTGGGTCAAGCGCGGCTCAGACACGGTCACCCTGGAGCTTCATGGCTTTTCCGATGCTTCAGAGCGAGCCTATGCCGCTGCCGTCTATTTGCGAGCAGTGTAGAAGTCGGGCGAAGTTGCGACACACCTATTGGTGGCGCGAACTAAGGTCGCCCCGATAAAAACTCAGAGCATCCCACGCCTTGAGTTGTGCGGGGCTCTACTGCTGGCGAGACTACTCGCCCATACCGCCGGGGATCTTAGTCTCCCGGTAACGTCGATCTATGCCTGGACGGACGCGCAGGTGGTCCTCAGCTGGCTGAAGTCCCACGCTTCAAGGTGGAAGCCATTTGTAGCCAACCGAGTGGCTGAAGTCCAGAGCCTTCTACCGATCGACCAATGGAACTACATCCCAACGTCGCTCAATCCAGCGGATGCCGCGACGAGAGGGATCTGCCCAGTGGAATTGCTGACTATGAACTTGTGGTGACATGGGCCGCCCTGGCTCAGCCAGCCCCGTAACACCTGGCCCGTCCAAAGCGAACCCGTCGGCGCTGCCTTCCGAGACGAAGAGCGGCGGGTAGCTGTACACGAGGCTCACACTCTCCCGGAGGAGACCTTCGTGGAAAGGTTTTCATCTCTGACTAAGCTTCTTCGAGTAATTGCTTACTGTTTTAGATTCTATCACCATGCGTCGGGACGAGAGCCTTCCCAAAATGGTTATCTTACTGCGGACGAGCTGCACTTTGGCCGCTGTGCGTTGGTGAGAATGGTCCAGGAACGGGCGTTCGAGAGTGAGCTTACTGCGCTGAGAGGCGACTGCCCTGTAGCGCGTCGCTCTCCATTGCGTGGTCTTCACCCTCTCCTTGATGAGACAGGGCTGCTGCGCGTGGGAGGAAGGCTTCAAGCGGCTCTAATACCGCAGACGGGAGCGGCATCCGTTGCTTCTCCCAAGGTCCGGACACTTCACGATGCTGGTGATCAGACACGCGCATTTGGCTACCCTTCATGGAGGCCCTCAGCTGATGAGGGGCTACTTGATGCGCCACTTCTGGATCTTGGGCGGCGCCTCGCGAATCCGGATGATCGCGCGGCAGTGCGTACGCTGTGCGCGCTATAGAGCTGCAACAGGTCAACAGCGCATGGGCCAGTTACCGATGGAGAGGGTGCGTCCGTCGCGTCCTTTCCTCTCGTCTGGCGTGGATTACGCTGGACCGCTTCGTATACGAACCTCCAAGGGGCGAGGTCACAAGGCAACAAAGGGCTACATATGCCTTTTTATTTGCCTTGTCACGAAGGCTATCCACTTGGAAGCGGTAACGGATCTTACGACCCATGCATTCATTGCGGCTTTCCGCCGCTTTATCTGTCGCCGAGGTCGATGTGCCTCGCTCCTCAGCGACAACGGCACCAACTTCCATGGTGCGGATGCGGAACTGAGAGGGATGTTCCATAAAGCCTCCGAATTTCATCGCGAGGTCGGTGCTTGTCTCGCGAATGACGGGACGAACTGGACATTTATTCCTCCTCGCGCCCCTCATTTTGGCGGCCTGTGGGAGGCTGGCGTGCGCTCCACCAAGTACCATCTGCGTCGCCTCATAGGGGATCACACCCTCACTTTCGAGGAGCTGACCACTTTGCTGTGCCAAATTGAGGCTTGTCTCAATTCGAGGCCACTAAGCCCGCTGAGCTCCGATCCACAGGATCTCACGGCCCTTACGCCGGGGCATTTTTTGGTTGGCGAACCGCTTACCAACCTGCCCGAGCCGGCTCCACCCGAGGCTGCATCCAGC encodes:
- the LOC113005467 gene encoding uncharacterized protein LOC113005467: MTMLLNSEHRLGTKAELRKRYADFMVEYLALGHMDLVSPEALTARESYYLPHHAVFKAGDSSNKIRVVFNESFRTTSGFSLNDALLPGPRLQSDLWTVLTRWRLFRVGFMADIVKMFRQIRIHPDDADLQRILWRADPSEEVRDYRLTTVTYGTASAPFLALRTLRQLAQDESSRFPRGSEALGRHSYVDDILAGSDSPDEARDVQEQLAALLRAGGFALSKWAFNWRNLCPRSDQEERLFSTEEAVGVLGVIWNPQSDTLALRVSPLGDTRSEVPLAMTKRGALSEVAKLFDPLGWAAPVLVFAKIFLQDLWLTGCGWDDPLPTELTQSWQTFRASLQQLDDVRLPRWVKRGSDTVTLELHGFSDASERAYAAAVYLRAV